The DNA segment GGAGTGACTAGggcaaaacattttttttgtgtgtgaccAGAATGTTTTTCTGTTGTAAGAGGACGACGTGCAACAGTGCCAATAGGCTTTTATTCTGACCAGTCCCAACCCTAAAACAGTTAAACACTTTTTTGTTGTTGGAAAATACagttaaacaaatttattgttGTAAATTTTAAGACTTTGGATTTAATTTCGTTAAGAACGTGATTTAATTTTGATGCATGTGTGAGTGTGAGTGTGAGTGTGAGTGTGAGTGAGGGATTGAATTGAACGATGGCGTTTGATTTGATTCTTCGTCCGCACCAAGGATGAGTTGGGCACGTGGGAATTGAGTGGTGTTTGGTGGGTGGCTATATCAGGAAACCAAGTTCTTCTGATTGGATCTACACACTCTATGCCACTGACTCCACTTTCTCAATTTTATGGGTTGTTTTCATTCTctagaaaaattattaagtagATAGTTTTTTACTTGAAGACGAAACCTCCCAGTTCTGAGTTTTGGACTTATGGTTATGGGTGGATAAATTGGCTATCAACCATGAATTACCGATGAAGGTTCTAGAAAATTGAGAGAACTcatttcttaattataaaaataataaaatgtttttattttaattttttattggcttTTTGTTCGTAAACGAAACCTCCCGGCCACTGTGATGTGAAGCCATGGAAATTCGTTATTAGTGTGTTTGTCGTCTATAGCCATAGAATAAAAGTGTGAGTATATACCCTTTTTTGGGGTATCTGATTTATGGCTAAGGGATAGcaagatttatttattatccaAAAAGACTAAACACTAAGCTGGTAGTTACTCATAACTTAGAAAGCATAGTACCGGAAATTCTATAGGGGTAGTCCAAAAGGGAGAGGGTGTATAAAGTCGgaacagcaaaaaaaaaattgtttagtgGATTGTTTGATTTAGCTATGTAATTAAAGGGaaaaagggaagagagagagaaaattcaTGGGAATAAAGTGCGAGGAAGCAAGAGGATGATGAACTGTTCATCACGTACAAGGaagttaaaattgttatttagtTAATTCAATGTAAACAGTCGAAGATTAATTACTTAACATGTACTTAGTTACCTTGATCCTCCCACTCCTTTTATATATAGGTTGATGGCTTTTCTCTTTGGTAGTGTTGACCTCGGTTGCATACGTTTTCCCTGCTCAACAATGTAGGTAAGTTTAATTACATAGCTGAGTCCTGCATTGTGTTGCGATCTTGGTAATCTGAGGGTAGTGACAGAGTGTGGCGATCTTGGTAATCTCAGGCTTGGCCAAGGCCTGCATTGTGTTGTATTGAAGAATGAGATAGATCAGCCAAGTTGACTTTGTCTAATACTCCAAATCCAAtcatttgattaatatattatttaacttttgtattttacatatttatcataaatataaagatatggtaatattaaaaaactatattaaaagatttaaaatattttttatgtaaatagaaatgttaaataaaatttttaatatatgtaatgTACTATAGTACTATTCTCTTAAATataaatcttcttcttcttctaaaaattaagttaaaaagaaaattttcaaaaaactaattattaattCGGTCACTAATTTATTTTGCAACCAAATTCACTTAACGACCAGAATTTTCTGTCATTATACGTTAATTTTTATAGTATAACAGTCTCTGAATGAAACACCAGAGTTTATGGAACTCTCCAAATCATGGATGACTTGAACTAAACATTGAAGTAGCAGAAGCGAGCCACATAATCACTGGGGTGTTGGAGTTGttgtgagagagagaggggtTTTTGCAACACTTAAACACCCACACACTCTTTATAGTTGGAATTTACTTGTTTACTAGTTGTAACTTGTAACACCAGACAACACTTGCAACAACACAACAGATGAAGAAATGTTTGTTAATAGCAGCAACAACCTATAAGGTTGGTCCATTGGTTGAGAAATGACAGAGTCAAATCTTATATtgttaacaaaaactaacaaactatattttttattaaataaataaaaagctgTCAAATCTTGTACTCAGATTAAAAATGTGGTGCTTGCAGGAGCATTGGTCTATGCATGAGCATCACAGTTGCACGGATTTTTTCTTTCCATGtacttttaataattaatagcaGAAACTAATTGCCTGGAAGCTGTGGTAAAGAAATTCAGTACTCTTGGGACCCAACAGCTTTGAACCTGACTATTGCCAACTGTAAGTAACTCTCTTAGTCAAGATTTTATTGGTTTTAATATTTCAGAGTATTGTTGCCAAGAAAACTATGTACTTCATGAGCTCTCAAAATCTGTATCCTCTAATCCTAATTAGATTTGGCTAGAGCTAGAGGAAGCTCCTGTTTGTTTGTATTGCCTCTAATCCTGTTTGTCCTGATCTTGAGtaattgaaattattataattattttttccataaaaaaatgaagtgaCAGTGACATAGCATAAACAAGTATAGCAAATGATCCACCAGTCTACGTTATAGTACATCTTACTTTTAGCCCACCATATGCTAAGGTAATTCACTTTTCACGTATCACACAccttatatttatgttttttttattaaaaaaataacattattttttcccACAAGTTTGTGCAAAATGAAATTGTAATTCGACACATACACGAAGTCTTTGATGCCATAGGTGCTtccaaatgaaaaaagaagcagCATAAAGAACaagaattcaaaaaacaaaaaactcaaTGACTATTCCCATATTAGAGAATTCTAAGGCTCGTAGACTCAAACCACAATCACACACCAAATTTCCATTTGCATTCATAGATTAAAAATCATTCAAGGATGGCGTAATCCTAGAAATTTAGGTTTAAACTAAGAGAAACAAATtgtattgaaatttcaaaaattaaatgtgTTATGGAGATATTTTGGGCCTTGCCATGTGGCCTTTCCAGTCGTCTATCATTATATAAGACATTTCATGCTTACATGTATACATCTAAGTCTCATTATTCACTTCTTATATTTATTGACTTGATGGATGGAGTGTTTATACAGGTGTATGCAGGTCTTGTTTATCGAAAATCTTAATTGTCATTTGCCAGAGCCGCATAAATCCTTCACGGCATTCTGATCCTTcccaacaaaatataaaattttccaTGGAACATCGTCTAACTTCAAGTGTTTAGTTTAGCTAAacattttcaaaatgaaaaaaaagtacataaaaaaggaaaagataagaaatgactccataaaaaagaaaaattgccaAAGGATTGGAGGAGAGGAAGGCAGGAAGCCAAAGCCACAGAATGAATGCATTTATACTCAGCAGAAAAATGCAGAGGGTGCTCAATGCCCTGATTCCCACCACTGGGCACTTAAAATGAACTACAAAAAGAAACGTTTTGCAAATTGCAAGGCACTATCCTAGCATGTAATGATTGACTGGGTTAGGGTGGGAGCAACTTCTAAAGGGCATCCCCACCCAGTGGTTGTGATGTGTTTTGTTTTACCAAGCAATTGCAATTGTGACCTTTCACTAAATTTCAACTTTCACTTATCTCCTTAACTTTAATGTTCTAGTCTCATTCTTGATCACTCCGATAATCAAATGAAGGCAAGATAAAAGATACTTGACCCATTGCCACACTTTTATCACGTTATCTCCACCAAGTGCCATTCATCATTGCTCCACCATTTTCAAACATAACCAAAAGCACCAATCTTTGTTACTTATATTTCTCCTAGAAGTGCTTCTGGATAAGCTTATCAAAATGGGTCCTTAGTTAAGCGCCTCTTCCTCCAGTGTTGTGCCACTACTAGACCAAAACGTTTTGCGTAAAACTAATTAACTTAGAGCCAAAGCCAAAAACGTTTCAAGACAAAAGCAATTGTGAAAAAGTGTTAAAATGAAAGTTTAAGTTAGAGAACACAAAaatgaatagaaaaataaataactaaattaaaactaaaattgacATTACAGAACGAAATTATTGATGTTACCTTGTCATCTCATCATATATGAACATAGtacaacccttttttttttctttccattattCAACAAAACTATTTACATATCTGGAAGGTTATTTCCGTCTATAGAGACGTTAATACAATAGATAAGAGATGAACTAGCCTAAGAAGTTTGAGGCCTGGTTTATTCAGCAAATATCTGCTCAAACAAACAGAGACTCCCCACATAAGTTCTAATCACATATTACTGCTGAGTTTTTCCATATAGCTTGATCAGATATAGCTACTCAACTCTATTTTCTTCCTACTAAATCAGTTTTAAGTCATTCATTCCCTCTTGACATCAGATTCTTCAGTCCTTGCAAATCTTCCACGGATTCTTGGCTGACTGTCAGCAAGTGCCTTCCTGCAAGCATACTGAAAAACAAAGCATATCATCAGCTGAGTTTGGAATTTGTTTAGGCTGAAAATAGCATCAATAAAACTTGGTTGCATATGAAAATTACTGTTGATGCCATACTTAACAACTAAAATGCTTTTCAAGGGATTATGCATTATTAGTGAAGCTGCTTTTCACTGCATTAATATTGTAAAACAAGAGCAATGGATGATGTCACATTCCGAAGCTTTAAGAGTGGAGGTAATGAATGATGAACAtttataaaatagactaatCATCCATGACATATACACAACCTTAAAAGGaattgaagaaaacaaattCTAGAAACCCTTGAGAACAGAAGGCAAAGATAAATGTCATGTTCTAAGTAGAAAgcattaacaaaataatatccATTGCTCCATGATTAGAGATAGCAGTGCAAAACATTCAAGAGATATGTTATGCATTCCGTAGAATTTTTCAAGGCTTTCGATTTGTGTGAAACTCTCACATGTTAAAGGGATGGTAAACCTGTAATTACCTTGATTTTCCTCCCAAAATTCCTCTTTGTCTTCTTATTCCTGTATCTGGAGAGCTTTTGGAAGCGTTCCTCACTGGTGCAGTTGCTGATAAGAAGGGGCCTCTCAAGGGGTGATTGGACGATGTTCATGTTACCATTACCAAGAGTCTGTCACAAAAACAGTATCAATAATCCAGTATAGTTTTGAGTAAATCTCAAGATTTTGGTTGAAACTATAGGAATAAAAAACTGGGAAGTATTTTAAAGCAGAAATTGTTTTTGATTCCACACAAGGAAGCATAATTTGCTGGATTAAGTATCCCATTTCTGGATGTAAAAGGGAGGGGGTGCTTGAAAAGACATGGCTTCAGATAAGGGTGAATTAAGTAACAGATATTTAATTACACTGCAGGTTCATTAAAGGAGCAGCATTTCCAGTATATCAAGAAACAAGTTAATCATATGTTTACATGAAACGTGACAAAAGGAATCATTCTCTTAAGAAGAATTTGGTGTATTCGGAACTTTTGATTTCTGATAACAAGcagatttcaaattttgagaCATTTAAACTAACAGATTTTGACAAGAGCAATATCTTTAATACATTAGGTATTATAAGAAAAGACTGCCAAATTTGTTATTTCTAATTAAGCAATCAGGTTCAGGTCATCTCATCATTCCTGTCTTTTTCATCTTCATACTCCTTAAATCTTGAGAATTAACAGAATATCAGATGATACTTGGTAGAGGTGAATCTTTGTTCTTAACTGAGTTCAAAAGGTAGTGAATTCTCTCTATATTGAGGTGGACAAAGATTCTGACAGAGTCCAATActtattatcaattttattcCTTGGTATGGTAGTTATCATTGCTATCAAATTTTAAGCTATCGCACTAAACAAGTCAAGGAAAGAAGCTGAATTCTGAAAACATCAACACTTCTAACTTCAAGACAAAGTTGCTCCCACTTCTGTGGTGTAGTAAAAAAGATGACCTTTACACATCCTTAAGCTGTTACCTTCAATAGACACTGTTAAATTTTACAgtgatttgattaaatttattaaaaagcaGGAAACACAACGTATATACAAAGAGGTTAAGTCAAACCTTTATATCTCCTTCACTAAATGATCTCCGCATGCCATAATCTGCATTGAAATCTATTGCAGAGATATCAATGAAAGCAGGCTTCATTGCAGCTCCACGCATCCAGTCCATTGAGCTCAAACTTCCTGAGCTGACACTCTTTGCTAATTGCATGTCAGTAAATggcttgttttcttgaattgtgTTCTCATCAATGTTCAGAAAAGGAACCTTGATTTCCAGAATCTCAGAGAATGGTGACTCTATTGCTGCCTTTTCTAAGAGATCCTTTTCACATTCATAGAACACCTCACTCAGAAACTGATCATTTTGAAGAATATCAATATCAGTGGACTTTAGTCCCTGTGACGAGACATCTTCCCCACAAGACATCATTGAGATGGCCGCTGACATGTCCATGATTGGCTCTTCAATAATAGGTTCAGGAGCTTTGAACAGATCTCCCTCAGCTGCCAAATCATACTCTGACATGGCAGAAGACTGAACAAGGTCATCCTGCATTAAAGACATGGGGAAATAACCGGAAAGGTAATTAACAGATGTAATACAGCTATAGAAATGAAATTAACTTTAATTGTAGAGCCCAATGAAGATAAAAGTAAAGAATGTATGGCCCGAATTCAACAACTAGTAAGTGAAAACAGAATGTTAGCTTTAGaaccaaaaacagaaaagatgtTGAATAGCACTCCGCACAATCAATTAACTATTACAGGCAAATATGAAATAATCTTATTGTACCAAAAGTAATAATTGTAATGAAACAAATAAAGGAACAGACACATCACAATATGTCAACAACACTTTCAATTTTTAGTCTATAATCTATATCCAGTAGTCAATTGTTGTGAGCATGTAACGCTTGTTTCCAATTGGTTATCATGTTTAACTTACTAGTGTCAAGAAGTTGCTCTAAGATGATATTCCTGACATCAATGATGCCAATTGCCAAAAGTTTTCATGATGATATTTGCAAGATTCCATCAAGTAAAGTGATTCTTAAAGCAACTGacacattataaatttcttAGAATGGCAAAAGATTCCAATTGCATATCATGGTCATCCAACCAAAACACGGTTTATGGATGGGATTATCCTCGACTTTTTTAGAaaacgaaaaaacaaaaaaagagagagagaatcaaTCTGAGATAGTGAGGTGACAGAAAAAGCTATATATGTCAGTAAGAGACTTGATCAAGGGATTAAGAGAGTTTCAAGCACAATCTAAGAAATATGTAAGATTGTCCAGCTTAGGAAATTGACTCGAGTACTTATTATCAGAATAGTACATATTGCAGGTTAGATGATAAAgagataacaaaagaaaatgactttcttttctttaatttcagtACAAATCAAATTCCATATACTGTAGAAAAGACCATATGTCCATATTCATGCTACAAAGCAGAAGCCTTGCTGTAAACGATAGGTGCCAATACATATTCAGTTGAAccttcatgattcacatacaaAGGTCTGCATAGATTCAGGTTGGAATTCAATAGATGGTTTCAAATTCAAAGCCCATGCTTCAACCCAAAACCTGACTTTGAAAGAAAATCTGGGTCTTAACACCACAGTGAAACTAGCACCACAGTCCATAATACCCATCATGATTATAACTCAACTGGAGAATATGGATCACTATTTTCCTTCACGTGATTAAAGGAAGCCAGTTGAAAGCAAATAATTgaagaacaaatattcacacatcaaaatatccaaagcagAAAAGGTTCGAATCCTATCTTTGTCAATTATTTAAGGCTCTGCTGCAAGCAATATCATTATAAATCCCTATGCTTATGATGGATGCCATTACTTTGAAAAAAACCACAAGGTGGGttagtcaaggtgcaccttccCTGATTACAAGGCACTATCACCTCaaactttgtttgaaatttcAGTGACCAAAACAGCAAAACACACCTCATGAAAACAACCTACTTCAACCACTTATTTAAATGTAACAGGAGCAGAAATAGAAGTAACCTTTCTAGAATTATATTTAGTGCCCGACAAATACCATGAGGAAATGATTAAGTTGAGCATTAACAAACCCCATTCCTTTACCCTTTTTCCTTATTATAAAGAAGAAAAGCGAATAAAAAgtccttttttctctttaatctCCCTCTTCAGTGCGGCGCAAAAAGACAAACTCCACCCAGAGTTCACACTAGAAACTTGAAACAATAGGAAGAAAGATTATACATGACGGAACTATCACAAAGAAAACACTTCCTTTTTATAccccttttttgtttccttttctcaTACTTTTTTCAGATCCAGCGTATGAATCCAATTACAGTTGTTTCCACTTGTGGGATTAATTAGagggaaaaaaatcataaagaagagaagaagcaaAACTCAAATGAATAAACACATATTAAGTTTGAAAATGGTTGGTTATCAGTTTTTCTTCTTCAGCTTGGTATCATCAATCAGGCAAAGACCACCAAATAATCAACTAAAAGAGgaagaaattttcaaaatatctgAAATGCGTGAAACAAATATTTACGTGCAAATTAAGGCATCAACACATGAAAAACTAAGTTTAATTCCATAATAAAAAACAACCCATTTTTGTTAGCCCCATTTACTCCAAAGAAATGAATAGGGACCATTCAGAGTAAGGAACAAATAGCGAGGAAAGAAAGCTTGGAAATTTATTCGATATAAGTAGAAAATGTAGATAAACAGAGCAAAAACAGAGGAGGGAGCAGAGACAGTAGGATAACAAGAGAGGAATAGAAAGATACCATTGAAGCATTGGACTTCTGGGTTTTGCAGTACTCCTCAAGCTGATGAAGGCCGTGAGAGACGTTGTGCAAATATGGGAAGAAAAGACCAGTCTCTGCATACATTTCTCCAAAACAAAACCTAATTTGGATGAAGATTTGTTCCACTGGAAACAGGGTAAAAGTAGAGCAAGAGAAACAGAGTGGTTAGTTTGAGTAGAGAGAGGGGGGTTTGAGCtttgatgattttatttatttaggacAAAGCAATAAAGTATTTATATGAAGAGAAATGGGAAGTAAATACGGCAATAATTATGGTATAGTTGCAGGACTTTGGAAATATATGATGTGAGAAGAAAGTATATTAAATAAAGACAAAGAAGGAAAAGGACAGAACCATTTTTATAATGCAATGTCCCCAATCATGTTTCTTGTCATGccctttttaaaagaaaaaatggaaaagggCATTGTTTTtgatgaatatataaatataaaatattttatggtaTTATCATAATTGCGAATCGCAGAGGAAGGTGAGTTGCACCAAGCCAATGGCAGAGAAGTGTGAACATAATGGTGATGGTGGAGGAGATGGTGGGGGCTGAACTGTGAACTTAACAGTTATCATCACTCATATAAGTCAGGGCAACAACAGTGGGGCAGTGTAGCCGTCGCCACACATCCATCCCAACGCGCTCTGACGGCGCTTGTCACAAACACGGGACATATACTTTCTTTGAAGCCTGTTTTTAACATGTGATTAATTTTTAAGACAAAGTAAATTTAGGCCACACAATTATATGTTCAACTCAAAATTTAATATCACCCGACTAATTTATAACATCCCATgacttttccaaaaaaattacatgatttATGTGTTTTAGTGTTTGctatttatcaaatttgatagttagggtttattttttctcaataatTTTCGAGACAAACATATCAAATCAtgtaaataatgtaaaataaaaagttcaaatatcatatttatatcaACTGGTGTAATACttgacaaaataataatattcactaattatgatttttgaaaataataattataatttaattgaaatgtgAAAATGTAAATAGCaagaatataaataaacaaaaaaatgtgtttgacaTCTTTATGAACACCTTGAATGCAATAAAAATTGACAAAacaacaagaaataaaaaagtttagatTGATTTCACTAAAACATATACTCATGCAAATAAAGGTTAATTCTCTAGTTCAAAGTCCAATTACTatcattaattcacaaaaatacttaaatctTAATTCCTCAAAAGAATCTAAATCTTTTATCCAATCTATCAATCTCTTAATTAATCTAACCAAGGGACTTGCTTCGAGAATAATAGTTAAAAGATGACTAACAAGTCTTATTCTATCCCTAAACACAAAAGTCATTAGGTGTTTATCTTCATTTATATGTTCACAAGCATTTCTTGATGTCAATTTAAATCAGAACAtcaaacaaaaggtgatcaagcCAAAACAAACATTAATGTATAGAAGATAACActtaataatgaataataaacataaattaatagTCAAAATGTAAACATAAGGATGACTTCAACTATATCAATCTCAAAATAGATAAAACTAACTACATAActacaaggaaaaaaatatagatgaaaaatattataagaaatggTAAGGAAGTGATGGAGGGCAAGGGTGAGCTACTCAGCTGCAACCCTAGATAGTTCTCGCGACTAAATTTGTTTTCTATTCACATTTTGAGAGCTTAAATAGGGTCAAATGTGTTCCATTGTCCTTTTTTTACAAATGTTTGTACGCTTAGCTCGACATGTCACGCTAAGTGTGCATGCAAAAGTAGCACTGGATTGAGTGATTGTGCGTTGAACTTGACATGTTTGACCCATTAAgtcttaaaaaatttctttaaaagagtCTTGAATTGGATGTCAACACTagttctcttctttcttcatttattgctacaacaaaataaactaaaattagatGAAAAATCAAACATTTAAACTATGTTAAAGCTATTATGGTTCATTCAAAACTTAATAATAAACAAACTCAAACAAGCTTAAatgtattcaaatattaaacatAATTGGCTACGAGATGGTCATTAAAATAGCGTTCTTatggtaattattattttttttcattttcacatGAAAAAACTTTCCCATTTATATGTTGTTCGATAAAATATttcagataattttttttttattatcagaaAGACTCATTTGGttgtttgacaaaaaaattttttagtattttttaacgTTTCTTGAAACGCtacttgaaataatattttttaaagcgttagattttaatttttttatatttttttcaattttatcatcaatatatttattaattttatctaatccttataatttaataaattaattttataacttttatatagttaaattttgtttttgttatgttagtgaaaaaaaattaacccaccatttttttcccTCTCCTTTCCCCTCAACCCTTAAAATCTTTTCCAACCACCAAATCATTTTTTTGCTGTACCAGGGCAAAAATTACAAATacgaatataataaaattttataccaTTATGTAAACCTATAGTTACCAAATCAGATTATATATCTCTAAGAAActaatcctattttttttattccatctCCACTAAAATGTAAATAGCTCTTTaaaattttgtcttttattttttttaaaaaaattcataggtTGTGCCTGTACAATAATAGAACACTGTAGATGGATATTTAcctctcaaaataattaaaatattaaataaatattttaaataatttaaaattagataaCATTCTGACGATGGGAATGACAATcctatgcattttttttcttttttaaatggtgtataAATTTAGACCCATACtacatttaaaaaaactcaACTTAGTAGTAGTATCTAAATACtgcaataaaaacaaaaggcaaaatctgttttttttttttatacagcaAAAGCGGTATATAGACTgagttttgtttcttatttggTCCCTATAAATCCAAATAGCCATAGGTAATATAATGTCCATAAATCGAAAAAGCAATATAGTGCCtacattatatattatttacttttctaTCAATGATGACgatttcaatataatatttacattCAACATTGTACATGtatttaatgtttattatttctttccAATTTAGTGTTTGTTACCCATTACATTTTAGAATAGGGTTAATTATCTTTTCATCCctaattttttacaatttttttaagttccTAAATAGAACTTTTGGTTTCTATAATCATTTTAGTTCTCACAGAcaaaataatattgttaattGATAATATCACAAGTTGATAAAATATGTTGGTAACTCAAtgatttattatgttattaagGAATTCAATGAGATAGTCGtgggtaaatttttttaatataatttataaaagaaattacatgtaatttttctattaaatattttaatgatgccGTATGTTATTGAACTGTTAAAGTGATTGTGACACCATCAATTAATTTGTTACTCATCAATTAGCTTGTTACTCCATATTAAAGATTAAAgttattaacaaaaagaaaagtataaGAACAAaagatactaaaaaaaattgtttagatataaaaatgaattttgcaaagcataattttataaaaattttaaacgtTAACAAATAGTAAGTAAATATTCAAAGCAATATACTgtctattaattatattaaaattaaatcatataaaaattttataaactcaaacttattgataaaatattcaatataatagttagtaaataaaatttaacacatataaaaattattcaaagcataaatttatcaattattattatacacAATTACACACGTAGTATATTTTGtagaaaaatttaatatgatatatttaaactgataaaaaaattctcactcataaaaaatgatgaaattcaatttatataataattaataaattttcttttattctctctctttctaaaTAACTAAGGGCTAAATTATGTATCAAAAGGGCCTTACCTAGTCATTTCCTTATCCCAAACCGAAGTATCCAATCTCTTTTTTAtgctttaattattattattactttcaaTAGGAAACCATCGAcgtcaataaaatattatggaAAAAATTTGGCAATTAGTTGCCGAAAAATCGCCTAAAATATGCTTATGCAATTTTGGAGATAagatttgttaattaaataaataaaaatctttt comes from the Glycine soja cultivar W05 chromosome 6, ASM419377v2, whole genome shotgun sequence genome and includes:
- the LOC114415544 gene encoding uncharacterized protein LOC114415544 produces the protein MYAETGLFFPYLHNVSHGLHQLEEYCKTQKSNASMDDLVQSSAMSEYDLAAEGDLFKAPEPIIEEPIMDMSAAISMMSCGEDVSSQGLKSTDIDILQNDQFLSEVFYECEKDLLEKAAIESPFSEILEIKVPFLNIDENTIQENKPFTDMQLAKSVSSGSLSSMDWMRGAAMKPAFIDISAIDFNADYGMRRSFSEGDIKTLGNGNMNIVQSPLERPLLISNCTSEERFQKLSRYRNKKTKRNFGRKIKYACRKALADSQPRIRGRFARTEESDVKRE